Proteins from a single region of Sesamum indicum cultivar Zhongzhi No. 13 linkage group LG5, S_indicum_v1.0, whole genome shotgun sequence:
- the LOC110012028 gene encoding adenylate isopentenyltransferase 5, chloroplastic-like, with amino-acid sequence MDEFFRSEGFVDGETRTKILKTAIDEIKINTCKLACRQVEKILRIREEFGWQIYRLIAKEVFLRCGGDANEASEKLVLVLSTNIVARFICKENIDPKPTVGTPSSAIVVATTNN; translated from the coding sequence ATGGATGAGTTTTTCAGGAGTGAGGGTTTTGTCGATGGTGAAACTAGGACTAAGATTCTTAAGACAgctattgatgaaattaagataAACACTTGCAAATTAGCTTGCCGTCAagttgaaaagattttgaggATCAGGGAGGAATTCGGGTGGCAAATCTATCGGTTGATCGCCAAAGAGGTATTCCTTCGATGTGGTGGAGATGCCAATGAAGCATCGGAGAAATTGGTGTTGGTGCTTAGTACGAACATTGTGGCTCGTTTCATTtgcaaagaaaatatagatcCAAAACCGACTGTCGGTACTCCATCCAGTGCCATTGTAGTAGCTACTACAAACAACTAG
- the LOC105162351 gene encoding adenylate isopentenyltransferase 5, chloroplastic-like, whose amino-acid sequence MAIPVLHSYMSNSVDQMVDSGMVEEGKAFFDPKIRDCDYGIRCAIGVPEMDEFFRNEGLVGGETRAKLLKAAIDEIKMNRCKLACRQVKKILRMREEFGWQIHRLIATEVFLQRGGDANEAWEKLVLVPSTNIVARFICKENIDPKSTVGSPSSAIAIATTNN is encoded by the coding sequence ATGGCGATCCCGGTCTTGCATTCATACATGTCGAATAGTGTTGATCAGATGGTGGATAGCGGGATGGTGGAGGAGGGTAAGGCAttttttgacccaaaaatACGTGACTGTGATTATGGGATTAGGTGTGCCATTGGGGTCCCCGAGATGGATGAGTTCTTCAGGAATGAGGGTCTTGTCGGTGGTGAAACTAGGGCTAAGCTTCTTAAGGCAgctattgatgaaattaaaatgaacAGATGCAAATTAGCTTGCCGTCAAGttaaaaagattttgaggatgagggaggaattCGGGTGGCAAATCCATCGGTTGATCGCCACAGAGGTATTCCTTCAACGTGGTGGAGATGCCAATGAAGCATGGGAGAAATTGGTGCTGGTGCCTAGTACGAACATTGTGGCTCGTTTCATTTGCAAAGAAAACATAGATCCGAAATCGACTGTCGGTTCTCCATCCAGTGCCATTGCAATAGCTACTACAAACAACTAG